One stretch of Bosea vaviloviae DNA includes these proteins:
- a CDS encoding FtsB family cell division protein, with protein sequence MVIRRGVRSVLVTLALYLVSGAVVSYFLFHAQHGTRGLEARDTLQGTLREMETELAALTVERKSWEQRLSLVRDEAVDRDLLEEMARNTLGRIHKNDVILMGR encoded by the coding sequence ATGGTTATTCGTCGCGGTGTCAGATCCGTCCTCGTCACGCTCGCGCTCTACCTCGTCTCGGGCGCGGTGGTGAGCTATTTCCTGTTCCACGCCCAGCATGGCACGCGTGGGCTGGAAGCGCGCGACACCTTGCAGGGAACGTTGCGCGAGATGGAGACCGAGCTCGCCGCCCTGACCGTCGAGCGCAAGAGCTGGGAACAGCGCCTGTCGCTGGTGCGTGACGAGGCGGTCGATCGCGACCTGCTCGAAGAGATGGCGCGCAACACGCTTGGTCGCATTCACAAGAATGACGTCATCCTGATGGGGCGTTGA